The Pyxidicoccus sp. MSG2 DNA segment AGGGCGCGGTGGCGTCCGCCGCCGCCGAGGGCTGGAACATCCAGCTCAACCTCAACCTGCAGGAGCAGACGCCGGGACGGGTGACGCCGCTGGATGCGGTGTTGGACCTCGTCGCGCCGTACTGGAGCCACGTCGCGCGCATCGAACTGGCCTCGGGGCCCGACTGGAGCCGCGCCGAGACGGAGGCGCGAATCCTGGACCTGCGGGCGAGGCTGAGCGCGCGAGGGCTCGCCGCGCGGCCCATGGGCAACGTCTACAGCATCGACCAGGTACGCACGCTCGACGCCATCTTCGCCACCGGCCTGGACTTCGTGGGCATCGAGGCCTTCGTCGACGGCCCGGGCCACCCCATCAGCCAGGGCAACACCAGTTACCTCGTTTCCCGCGTCACCGAGGCGAAGCAGCGCGTGCCCACGAGCAAGCTCATCGTGCTGGTGGTGCAGTCCGACACGCGCAATGGCACGTGGACGAACCTCGACAACCTGAGGGATTTGCAGCTCACGCCCTACTACCACCTGGCCGCGAATGACCCGCGCGTCGTCGCCCTCACGCTGTACACGTACGGCCGGCCCCAGGGCGCGCGAGACAACCCCGTGCTGAAGCCGACGCACATGCGCATCGCGGAGAAGCTGTTCGGCGTCTCCATCCCCGGCTCGAAGTGCGGGCGGAGGACCCTGACGGCCGCCGCCTACAACGCCCAGGGGCAGGGCCGGCTGCAGAACGTGGAGGTGACTGTCGCCGGCCCCGGGTGTCCATAGGGCCCGTGTCCCGAGCGACTCGGGGGAGGACCGTTCTATGTCGTCCGGCGGTCCTTCCCCATCGCATGACTGGCAACACTCCCGGGGATTCCGGCGAGAATCCCGGCTTTCCGAGGAGGAGTGTTGCGCATGCAAGCCTGTCTCGCCCGTCCGTCGTGTCTCTGGGTCCTCGCGCTGGTGCTGGGCGCATGTGGTGCCGAAGTCGCGGAGCCGGGGCGGGCTCCGCCTTCCATGGCGTCCGTGGAGCAGCCCGCGCTCACCGGCCCGTGCGCGGGCAACACGTCCTTCCAGGTGGGCGCGGGCATCTACGACATCACCGGCCCCGCGGCGGAGTTGGGGATGATGGGCTACGCGATGCTGGAGCAGAAGACGGCGGGCATCCACCAGCGCCTGCGCTCGCGGGCGTTCGTCATCGCCTCGCCGTGCAACGGCAAGCGCGTGGCCTTCGTGAGCGCGGACGCGGGCTTCGTCGGCCAGGGCGTCAAGCAGCAGGTGGTGGAACGGCTGAAGGCCACGTACGGGAGCACGTACTCGGATGACAACGTGGTGCTGAGCGCCACGCACACGCACAGCGGGCCGGGCGGCTTCTCGCACTACGCGCTCTACAACCTGACCATCCTCGGCTACGACAAGCAGAACTTCGAAGCCATCGTCGACGGCATCTACCAGTCCATCGTCCGCGCGCACGGCAACCTCACTGCGGGCACGGTGCGCATCGCGTCGGGCGATCTGCTCAACACCAGCATCAACCGCTCGCCCGAGGCATATCTGCGCAACCCGTCCACGGAGCGCGGGCAGTTCGGCCAAGACACCGACAAGCAGATGACGCTGCTGCGCCTGCAATCCAGCACGGGGCAGGAGGTGGGGCTCATCAACTGGTTCGCCGTCCACGCCACGTCCATGGGCAACGACAACCTGCTCATCAGCGGCGACAACAAGGGCTACGCGTCCTACCTCTTCGAGAAGCTCAAGGGCACCAACTACACGGCCGCCAAGACGTTCGTCGCGGCCTTCGCCCAGAGCAACGAGGGCGACGTGACGCCCAACATCTACGGCGGCACCAATGGGGGCGGCGCCAACGACTTCGAGAGCACGGAGCTGTCCGGGCGCAAGCAGTACGACCTGGCCCGCGCGCTGTATGACGGCGCGGCGGCGTCGCTGACGGGCGCGGTGGACTACCGCCACGCCTACGTGAAGATGGACGAGGTGCAGGTGGCGCCCGCGTACACGGATGGCGTGGCGCGCACCACGTGCGAGGCCGCCATCGGCATCTCCATGCTGGCCGGCGCCGAGGACGGCCCGGGCTACGGCAGCGAGGGCGCCACGTGCGAGGACATCCATGACCTCTGGAGTGCCATCTCCTGCGCGGTCACCACCACGCCGTGCCAGGGGGAGAAGCCCGTCGTGCTGGAGATGGGCACCATGCAGCCGTACCCGTGGACGCCGGAGGTGCTGCCGCTCCAGGTGGTGACGGTGGGCAACGTGGCGCTGGTGGCGGTGCCCTTCGAGATGACCACCATGGCGGGCCGGCGGTTGCGCAAGACGGTGCAGGCGCAGCTCGCGTCGCTGGGCGTGGATACGGTGGTGATTGCCGGCCTGTCCAACGCGTATGCGGGCTACCTGGCCACGCGCGAGGAGTACGCGAAGCAGGACTACGAGGGGGCCTCCACGCACTTCGGCCCGTGGCAGCTCGCGGCGGTGCAGCAGGAAGCGGACAAGCTGGCGGCCGCGCTGCGCAACGGCGCGTCCGTCCCCGCGGGCCCCACGCCCCGGGATTTGCGCAATGACCAGACGACGGTGCAGACGGGCGTGGTGTTCGACGACAAGCTGCTGTCGGTGAGCTTCGGCAGCGTCGTCACCAACGCGCTCGCGTCGTACACGCGCGGCGCGACGGTGAGCGTGAAGTTCTGGGGCGGCCACCCGAAGAACAACCTGCGGCGGCAGGGCAGCTTCCTCCAGGTGCAGCGCAAGTCCGGCACGTCCTGGGTGACGGTGGCCAATGACTGGGACTGGGAGACGAAGTACCGGTGGGAGCGCAACAACTGCGTGCCGACGTTCGCGTGCTCGCACGTGACGGTGGAGTGGAAGATTCCCACGGATGCCGTGCCGGGCACCTACCGCATCCGCCATGACGGTGACTGGAAGTCTGGCTGGGACGGGCTCATCCGCGCCTACACGGGCTACTCGCGCGAGTTCACGGTGAATTGACGGCGCGGGGAGGGCAGCCCGGGGCCTCGCACCCGAGGCCCTCTGCCCGCTGAGAGACGGAGCGGGCTCACCCGGGGGCGGGCACGACACAAGTGCCCGCGCCCAGGGGTTTTCCCCTATCAGCCGCCGCCCGTAGGGGGCCCGCGCACCGTCCGGCAGACACAGTGGGCGGGCGTGACGCGGAAAGACGTGTTGCCCCCGGGCCCGGCCCTCCCATAAGAGACCCATCGGACATGGCGATGAACGAGCGTTACGAGCCGCAGGCGATTGAAGGCAAGTGGCAGACCCGCTGGGACGAGGCGGGCATCTTCCGGGCGGGCAAGCGCCCGGGTGCACCCAAGAAGTACATCCTCGAGATGCTGCCGTACCCCAGTGGCAAGATGCACATGGGGCACGTGCGCAACTACCTCATCGGGGACGTGTACTCGCGCTACTACCTGATGCGCGGGTTCGACGTGCTGCACCCCATGGGCTGGGATGCCTTTGGCCTGCCCGCGGAGAACGCCGCCATCAAGGACGGCGTGCACCCGGCGGTGCGTACCGAGGAGAACATCGCCTCCTTCAAGAAGGAGATCAAAAGCCTCGGGTACGCGTACGACTGGGACCGCGAGGTCAACACCAGCAAGCCCGAGTACTACCGCTGGAACCAGTGGTTCTTCATCCAGATGCTGGAGCGCGGGCTCGTCTATCGCCGCTTCAACAAGGTGAACTGGTGCACCGGCTGCCACACCGTCATCGCCAACGAGCAGGTGAAGGACGGCGTCTGCGAGCGCTGCGACTCGCCCGTGGTGGACAAGGAGATGCCCGAGTGGGCGTTCCGCATCACCCGCTACTCGCAGGACCTGCTGGACGCGCTCGACACGCTGAAGGAGTGGCCGGACCGCATCACCTCCATGCAGCGCAACTGGATTGGCCGCTCCGACGGGGCCGAGGCCGACTTCCGCGTGCAGGGACATGACGCCTCGCTGCGCGTCTTCACCACCCGCATCGACACCATCTTCGGCTGCACCTACGTGGTGCTCGCGCCGGACCACAAGCTCGTCGCCCAGGTGACCACCCCCGAGCGCCGCGCGGACGTGGACGTCTTCGTGAAGCGCATGGCCGCCCAGTCCAAGACGGAGCGGCTGGGCGAGGACGCGGAGAAGGAGGGTGTCTTCACCGGCGCCCACGCCGTGAATCCCTTCACCGGCCAGCCGGTGCCCATCTGGATCGCCAACTTCGTGGTGAGCGACTACGGCACCGGCGCCGTCATGAGCGTGCCCGCCCACGACGCGCGCGACTTCGCCTTCGCGCGCAAGTACAGCCTGCCCATCCAGGTCGTCATCCAGCCGGCCACCGGCGACAAGCTCCCGGAGGGCAGCAAGCTCGAGGCGGCCTACACCGAGTACGGCGTGCTGGTGGACTCGGGCGAGTACACGGGCCAGACGTCCGAGGCCGCGCGCGAGGCCATGGCCGCGAAGCTGGAGAAGGACGGCACGGGCAAGACCACGGTGACGTACCGCCAGAAGGACTGGGGCTTCAGCCGCCAGCGCTACTGGGGCACGCCCATCCCCATCGTCTACTGCGAGAAGTGCGACCCCCAGCGCCACGGTATCCCCGTGCCGGTGGACCAGCTCCCCGTGCGTCTGCCGGAAATCGACACCCAGGCGGTGCTGACGGGCAAGGGCGAGCCGCCGCTCGCCAAGGTGCCCTCGTGGGTGAACACCACCTGCCCGAAGTGCGGCGGGCCCGCGAAGCGCGAGGCGGAGACGATGGACACCTTCGTCGACTCCTGCTGGTACTTCGCGCGCT contains these protein-coding regions:
- a CDS encoding neutral/alkaline ceramidase; translation: MQACLARPSCLWVLALVLGACGAEVAEPGRAPPSMASVEQPALTGPCAGNTSFQVGAGIYDITGPAAELGMMGYAMLEQKTAGIHQRLRSRAFVIASPCNGKRVAFVSADAGFVGQGVKQQVVERLKATYGSTYSDDNVVLSATHTHSGPGGFSHYALYNLTILGYDKQNFEAIVDGIYQSIVRAHGNLTAGTVRIASGDLLNTSINRSPEAYLRNPSTERGQFGQDTDKQMTLLRLQSSTGQEVGLINWFAVHATSMGNDNLLISGDNKGYASYLFEKLKGTNYTAAKTFVAAFAQSNEGDVTPNIYGGTNGGGANDFESTELSGRKQYDLARALYDGAAASLTGAVDYRHAYVKMDEVQVAPAYTDGVARTTCEAAIGISMLAGAEDGPGYGSEGATCEDIHDLWSAISCAVTTTPCQGEKPVVLEMGTMQPYPWTPEVLPLQVVTVGNVALVAVPFEMTTMAGRRLRKTVQAQLASLGVDTVVIAGLSNAYAGYLATREEYAKQDYEGASTHFGPWQLAAVQQEADKLAAALRNGASVPAGPTPRDLRNDQTTVQTGVVFDDKLLSVSFGSVVTNALASYTRGATVSVKFWGGHPKNNLRRQGSFLQVQRKSGTSWVTVANDWDWETKYRWERNNCVPTFACSHVTVEWKIPTDAVPGTYRIRHDGDWKSGWDGLIRAYTGYSREFTVN
- the leuS gene encoding leucine--tRNA ligase; this encodes MAMNERYEPQAIEGKWQTRWDEAGIFRAGKRPGAPKKYILEMLPYPSGKMHMGHVRNYLIGDVYSRYYLMRGFDVLHPMGWDAFGLPAENAAIKDGVHPAVRTEENIASFKKEIKSLGYAYDWDREVNTSKPEYYRWNQWFFIQMLERGLVYRRFNKVNWCTGCHTVIANEQVKDGVCERCDSPVVDKEMPEWAFRITRYSQDLLDALDTLKEWPDRITSMQRNWIGRSDGAEADFRVQGHDASLRVFTTRIDTIFGCTYVVLAPDHKLVAQVTTPERRADVDVFVKRMAAQSKTERLGEDAEKEGVFTGAHAVNPFTGQPVPIWIANFVVSDYGTGAVMSVPAHDARDFAFARKYSLPIQVVIQPATGDKLPEGSKLEAAYTEYGVLVDSGEYTGQTSEAAREAMAAKLEKDGTGKTTVTYRQKDWGFSRQRYWGTPIPIVYCEKCDPQRHGIPVPVDQLPVRLPEIDTQAVLTGKGEPPLAKVPSWVNTTCPKCGGPAKREAETMDTFVDSCWYFARYLSPHYDAAPFDPKEAQRFLPVDVYVGGPEHAVMHLLYFRFWTRVMKLLGLSPVDEPVKRLITQGIVNGPDGRKMSKRWGNVVAPASIVQKYGADTARAYVLFAGPPERDFDWSDDQVEGVFRFLKRVWTLAATHHASVAGATHDGAYEGRALETRRAAHKCLKRVGEALERLSFNTAIAGIMECINALYAQGTPETPAEKAAMAEAIRLLAVVLTPFAPHIADELSEAYGSKELTVSRPWPDFDPALVVDDVIPYAVQVNGKLRAEIRVAADAGEADVRAAAEADDKVQAAMAGKTLRKFVFVPKRLVNFVVG